A stretch of DNA from Basfia succiniciproducens:
ATTTTTACCCCGTTTGAAAAGCATATTTTTTATACAAATTTATAAAAAATTAGCTCTTTTAGGATTGAAATTATTTTAGTTTTCCTGTAATACGACACCATTCTTCGCGCTCAACTACCGCGTCGAGGTCAAATTTAGCCTGATAGGCTTCGCAAACCGATTCCGCTTGTGTGGCAAGAATGCCGGACAGCCCGAGATTGCCCTTTTCTTTCACTAATTCGCTGATTACCGGATACAGTTCTTTCAGCGGTCCGGCAAGAATATTGGCAACCACAACTTCCGCTTTCATATTGGCGGGTTTATCTTCGGAAAGATAAAGTTTCAGGCGATCCGCAACGCCGTTTTGTTCCGCATTATTACGGCTTGCCAGAATCGCTTGAGGATCGATATCGATACCGATAGCTTCTTTGGCACCTAATTTAAGGGCGGCGATGGCTAAAATACCTGATCCGCAGCCGAAATCGATCACAGTTTTTCCCGCAAGATCTAAACCGTCTAACCATTCTAAACAAAGCGCCGTAGTCGGATGCGTACCCGTCCCGAAAGCAAGACCCGGGTCAAGCATCACATTTACCGCATTCGGATCCGGCACTTCGCGCCAGCTCGGACAAATCCATAAACGCTTGCCGAATTGCATCGGGTGAAAATTATCCATCCATTCCCGTTCCCAATCTTTATCTTCAATTTGTTCGATTTTATAGGCGGTATTTTCATCAAGATGTCCTTCCTGTCGCAATAAACGGACAATCTGCTGCATATCGGTTTCCGCATCAAAAAGCGCAATCACATCGGTATTTCCCCACAGACGGGTTTCACCCGGTAAAGGCTCGAAAATAGGCGTGTCTTGGCTGTCCATAAAGGTTACGGACACAGAACCGATTTCCTCTAAATAATCACTAATCGTTTCCGCTTTTTCATTTGTGCTGTTTAATCTGATTTGTACCCAAGCCATTTAAAATTCCTCTCTCTAAAAAGTGCGGTGAATTTTAGCATAGTTTTGCCGGCAAGCAGCTATTCTTTGTTTGCTGACGCTTGATTTCTTAATATTGCCGGTAATCGATAAATCATTATGGCGGCAAGAATAGACAGGCAGCCGAAAGCTTTGTGAAGGGTGAGTCGTTCGTCCAGTATGAGTATGCTGAAAAATAGCGTCCATACCGGTTCAAGGATCATAATAATTGCCGCCGTGGCGACATGGCAGTATTTTTGTCCGTAGGTTTGTAGCAGCATACGAAGATTGGTGGCGATAACGAGACTGCACAGAAACCATCCCCAAGCAGTCATCGAAATGGATGTAGGCCATTGTTCAAATAGAATCGAAAGGGTTCCGCAGCATGTACCCACAATAAATAACTGAATCGTAGTGAAGGAAAGGACGGGGATGTCTCTGGCATATTGATTGTTGAGAACAAAATAGAGGGCGGCTACTAGCGAGGAAATCAGAAATATTAAACTGCCGAAAGAAAAATGTAGACCGCCTTTTCCCGACGAAAGTAAATAGAGGCCGGTAAATGCGGCGGGTAATGCGAGCCAGAATGATTTATAGGGAAGATGTCCGAATATCAACCAGGATAGTAACGGCGCAATCAACATCGACAGGCTGACCAGAAAGGCGCCCTCGCCAAAGTGGGCGCTGTTAATCAATCCTAACATCCATAACATGATATACACCGCATAACATAATCCGGCCAGGGCTGATTTAATCAGCTGCGGTTTATCGAGTTGTTTCAATTGCGGATAAGCAAGGGGGAAGAAGAAGATTGCAGCCAGGAAAAAACGTAATCCGATAAATCCTAAGGCGGGAAATTCCGTCATTGAAAATTTTGAAAAAAACCAGCCTGAAGCGGCGATAAGCGAAACGATGAAAAGGATTATTTCCCCGCGATATTTTTGTAGCATAAGGCACCTTAAAAAATTTCGAAAAAACCGACCGCACTTTTATTGTGCGGCCTAGTGTTTTTAACGGGTTATTTTTCAAAAAAGACTTTTTTCAATGCCA
This window harbors:
- a CDS encoding DMT family transporter; protein product: MLQKYRGEIILFIVSLIAASGWFFSKFSMTEFPALGFIGLRFFLAAIFFFPLAYPQLKQLDKPQLIKSALAGLCYAVYIMLWMLGLINSAHFGEGAFLVSLSMLIAPLLSWLIFGHLPYKSFWLALPAAFTGLYLLSSGKGGLHFSFGSLIFLISSLVAALYFVLNNQYARDIPVLSFTTIQLFIVGTCCGTLSILFEQWPTSISMTAWGWFLCSLVIATNLRMLLQTYGQKYCHVATAAIIMILEPVWTLFFSILILDERLTLHKAFGCLSILAAIMIYRLPAILRNQASANKE
- the prmA gene encoding 50S ribosomal protein L11 methyltransferase; amino-acid sequence: MAWVQIRLNSTNEKAETISDYLEEIGSVSVTFMDSQDTPIFEPLPGETRLWGNTDVIALFDAETDMQQIVRLLRQEGHLDENTAYKIEQIEDKDWEREWMDNFHPMQFGKRLWICPSWREVPDPNAVNVMLDPGLAFGTGTHPTTALCLEWLDGLDLAGKTVIDFGCGSGILAIAALKLGAKEAIGIDIDPQAILASRNNAEQNGVADRLKLYLSEDKPANMKAEVVVANILAGPLKELYPVISELVKEKGNLGLSGILATQAESVCEAYQAKFDLDAVVEREEWCRITGKLK